DNA sequence from the Pedobacter sp. W3I1 genome:
AACCTACTTTTACAATGGGGATGTCGGAATCCGACTTTAAACAGAAAAATAGGCCTGAACTGGTTTCTGCTACCGATGATGGTACCAGAATCTACAGAACCTATTACGCACGAACGAATTACAAATTTTTCTTCTTTCAAAAAGAAAAACTTGTCCGATTTGAAAAAGGAACATATCCAGATGACTACCAGCTCATTAGATATCAATAAAATTAAAAAGACCTTTGAAATAATTCAAAGGTCTTTCTTTAATAATATTAACCTGAGTTCGATTATTAAATCTCACTTTGTGACGTTTTAATCAAGTTTTCTGTTAAGACGGTCGTCACCCTGAATTTATTTCAGGGTCTTTCACGCTAAAAAGATGCTGAAATAAATTCAGCAGGACGATAAAGCTGGATTAGGTGTATATAAGATAAGATTTTCAGCTAATAATTATCGAACTCAGATTATTAGTTAAGCAATCAATTTATTTCTTCTTTCCATCAGCAGGTTATCCTGCCAAACGCCTTTGGCCTTTCCTATTTTTTCTCTGTATCCTACTACCCTGAATCCGGCTTTTTCATGGATTTTTAATAAGGCTGAATTTTGCAAAAATATTCCCGCCTGAAGCATCCAAACACCTTTATTTTCGCTTTCCTTAACTAAGGCATCTAACAATAAAGAACCTAATCCCTGGCCTTTGAGGCCATGTTTAACATACACTTCTATCTCGCCTACTCTACCAATATCATAATTTGCCGATACTGGTAAAAGAGCGCTCCAGCCTATAATTTCTTTATCTTTGCAGGCCACAAACCTACAAGCTTTAAGGTGTGATGAATCCCAGTCTATCCATGAAATATCAGGGGTTCTAAAACTCGCAGTACCAGTATCGATCCCTTCCTGATAAATGGCACTAACCTCCCCCCAGTCTGCTGCACGCATTATTCTTATCATAGTTTTAATCAATTTTGGCCAATAGCAGC
Encoded proteins:
- a CDS encoding GNAT family N-acetyltransferase, with translation MIRIMRAADWGEVSAIYQEGIDTGTASFRTPDISWIDWDSSHLKACRFVACKDKEIIGWSALLPVSANYDIGRVGEIEVYVKHGLKGQGLGSLLLDALVKESENKGVWMLQAGIFLQNSALLKIHEKAGFRVVGYREKIGKAKGVWQDNLLMERRNKLIA